One Micromonospora craniellae genomic region harbors:
- the lysS gene encoding lysine--tRNA ligase codes for MTQQSPVPVDPADDLPEQMKVRREKRDRMLADGVEPYPVSFLRTSTLAQVRERYADLPTDTATGDQVSVTGRVIFVRNTGKLCFATLRDGDGTELQAMLSLDRVGPERLEDWKRLVDLGDLVGVTGEVISSRRGELSVLAQEWVTTAKALRPLPVAHKPLSEEARVRQRYVDLIVRPQARQVVRTRATTVRSLRDSLHSTGFIEVETPMLQLLHGGATARPFVTHSNALDTDLYLRIAPELFLKRAVVGGVERVFEINRNFRNEGIDSSHSPEFAMLEVYQAYGDYNTMAELTRNLVQQAAVAVAGSTVVTHADGQEFDLGGEWRSVSLFGVLSEALGEEVTVRTEHTRLVEYADKVGLTVDPRWGSGKLVEELFEELVVPGLVAPTFVRDYPEETSPLTRGHREKPGLAEKWDLYVRGVELATAYSELVDPVVQRERLVAQAQLGARGDDEAMRLDEDFLRAMEYGMPPAGGMGMGIDRLLMALTGLGIRETILFPLVRPE; via the coding sequence GTGACCCAGCAGAGCCCCGTGCCAGTCGACCCCGCCGACGACCTTCCCGAGCAGATGAAGGTCCGCCGGGAGAAGCGGGACCGGATGCTCGCCGACGGCGTCGAGCCGTACCCGGTCAGCTTCCTGCGGACCAGCACGCTGGCCCAGGTGCGGGAGCGCTACGCCGATCTGCCGACGGACACCGCCACCGGCGACCAGGTGTCGGTCACCGGCCGGGTGATCTTCGTACGGAACACCGGCAAGCTCTGCTTCGCCACGCTGCGCGACGGCGACGGCACCGAACTTCAGGCGATGCTCTCGCTGGACCGGGTCGGCCCCGAGCGGCTGGAGGACTGGAAGCGGCTGGTCGACCTCGGCGATCTCGTCGGGGTCACCGGCGAGGTGATCAGCAGCCGCCGGGGCGAGTTGTCCGTGCTGGCGCAGGAGTGGGTGACCACCGCCAAGGCGCTGCGCCCGCTGCCGGTGGCACACAAGCCGCTGAGCGAGGAGGCCAGGGTCCGGCAGCGCTACGTCGACCTGATCGTGCGTCCGCAGGCCCGCCAGGTGGTTCGTACGCGTGCGACGACGGTCCGCAGCCTTCGTGATTCTCTGCACAGTACGGGTTTCATCGAGGTGGAGACCCCGATGTTGCAGTTGCTGCACGGTGGCGCGACGGCCCGCCCTTTCGTGACCCACAGCAATGCACTCGACACCGATCTGTATCTGCGAATCGCGCCAGAACTGTTTCTCAAGCGCGCCGTGGTCGGCGGTGTCGAGCGGGTCTTCGAGATCAACCGCAACTTCCGTAATGAGGGCATCGACTCTTCGCACTCCCCGGAGTTCGCGATGCTGGAGGTGTACCAGGCGTACGGCGACTACAACACGATGGCCGAACTGACCCGCAATCTCGTGCAGCAGGCGGCGGTCGCGGTGGCCGGGTCGACGGTGGTCACCCATGCGGACGGGCAGGAGTTCGACCTCGGCGGTGAGTGGCGTTCGGTCAGCTTGTTCGGCGTGCTTTCCGAGGCGCTCGGCGAGGAGGTCACGGTACGCACCGAGCACACTCGCCTGGTCGAGTACGCGGACAAGGTGGGCCTGACCGTCGACCCCAGGTGGGGATCGGGCAAGCTGGTCGAGGAGCTGTTCGAGGAGTTGGTGGTGCCCGGCCTGGTGGCACCCACCTTCGTGCGGGACTACCCGGAGGAGACCAGCCCGCTGACCCGTGGACACCGCGAGAAGCCGGGGCTGGCCGAGAAGTGGGACCTGTACGTGCGCGGGGTCGAACTGGCCACCGCGTACTCGGAGCTGGTCGACCCGGTGGTGCAGCGGGAACGGCTGGTCGCCCAGGCGCAACTGGGTGCCCGTGGTGACGACGAGGCGATGCGGCTCGACGAGGACTTTCTCCGGGCGATGGAGTACGGAATGCCGCCGGCGGGTGGCATGGGAATGGGAATCGACAGGCTCCTGATGGCGCTGACCGGCCTCGGAATTCGGGAAACCATCCTCTTCCCCTTGGTTCGCCCCGAGTAG